One window of the Salvelinus alpinus chromosome 13, SLU_Salpinus.1, whole genome shotgun sequence genome contains the following:
- the LOC139537706 gene encoding protein c-ets-1-B-like isoform X3, which yields MTAVLDIKPALTLMKSEKFDYVDFSDVPLLTPGSREMMSQALRATFSGFTKEQQRLGMPRDPKHWSESQVGQWLLWTVNEFSLKSVDLHCFRMAGVSLCALGKECFLDLAPDFVGDILWEHLEMMQRDYGTERAQCILPSDNSEPGFITESCQTLLPTTCEDLLSIKIENGHSTGPLGPKQGDYLTIKQEVVSHDNMCMGHVIRGKIGGQESFESVESLEACERLTQSWGSHSHFCSLQRVASYDSFDSDDYPATLRGHPAKGTFKDYVKERMDLTKDKSVIPAAALAGYTGSGPIQLWQFLLELLTDTSCQSVISWTGDGWEFKLTNPDEVARRWGQRKNKPKMNYEKLSRGLRYYYDKNIIHKTSGKRYVYRFVCDLNGLLGYSAQEIHAMLDITPDTE from the exons ATGACGGCCGTTCTTGATATCAAACCAGCGTTAACTTTGATGAAGTCCGAAAAATTCGATT ATGTGGACTTCAGCGACGTGCCCCTGCTCACCCCGGGGAGCAGGGAGATGATGTCACAGGCCCTGAGGGCCACGTTTAGCGGCTTCACCAAGGAGCAACAGAGACTGGGCATGCCCAGAG ACCCCAAGCACTGGTCAGAGAGCCAGGTGGGCCAGTGGCTGCTGTGGACAGTGAACGAGTTCAGCCTGAAGAGCGTGGACCTGCACTGCTTCCGTATGGCCGGGGTAAGTCTCTGTGCCCTGGGGAAGGAGTGCTTCTTGGACCTGGCGCCTGACTTTGTGGGGGACATCCTGTGGGAACACCTGGAGATGATGCAGAGAG ACTATGGTACTGAACGTGCCCAGTGCATCCTTCCATCGGACAACTCGGAGCCAGGCTTCATCACAGAGTCCTGTCAGACACTTCTACCAACCACCTGTGAGGACCTGCTGTCAATCAAGATTGAGAACGGACATTCTACTGGCCCACTGGGTCCTAAGCAGGGGGACTACCTCACCatcaaacaggaagtggtctcccaTGACAACATGTGCATGGGGCATGTCATTCGAG GTAAAATTGGGGGCCAAGAATCCTTTGAGAGTGTGGAGAGCCTAGAGGCTTGTGAGCGTCTCACCCAGTCCTGGGGCAGCCACTCCCACTTCTGCAGCCTGCAGCGTGTGGCCTCATACGACAGCTTTGACTCTGACGACTACCCGGCCACGCTGCGTGGCCACCCAGCCAAAGGCACCTTCAAAGACTATGTGAAGGAGCGCATGGACCTGACCAAAGACAAGTCTGTCATACCGGCAGCGGCTCTTGCGGgatacacag GAAGTGGTCCGATCCAGCTGTGGCAATTTCTGTTGGAGCTCCTGACCGACACTTCCTGTCAGTCGGTCATCAGCTGGACGGGAGATGGCTGGGAATTCAAATTGACCAATCCCGATGAG GTGGCTAGGCGCTGGGGCCAGAGGAAGAACAAGCCCAAGATGAACTATGAAAAGCTGAGCCGCGGCCTGCGATACTACTACGACAAGAACATAATCCACAAGACGTCTGGCAAGCGATATGTCTACCGCTTTGTCTGCGACCTGAACGGCCTTCTGGGATACAGCGCACAGGAGATTCACGCCATGCTTGACATTACGCCGGACACAGAGTGA
- the LOC139537706 gene encoding protein c-ets-1-B-like isoform X1, producing MTAVLDIKPALTLMKSEKFDYVDFSDVPLLTPGSREMMSQALRATFSGFTKEQQRLGMPRDPKHWSESQVGQWLLWTVNEFSLKSVDLHCFRMAGVSLCALGKECFLDLAPDFVGDILWEHLEMMQRDVRHFPVNGLMPTFQESRFTYDYFANYGTERAQCILPSDNSEPGFITESCQTLLPTTCEDLLSIKIENGHSTGPLGPKQGDYLTIKQEVVSHDNMCMGHVIRGKIGGQESFESVESLEACERLTQSWGSHSHFCSLQRVASYDSFDSDDYPATLRGHPAKGTFKDYVKERMDLTKDKSVIPAAALAGYTGSGPIQLWQFLLELLTDTSCQSVISWTGDGWEFKLTNPDEVARRWGQRKNKPKMNYEKLSRGLRYYYDKNIIHKTSGKRYVYRFVCDLNGLLGYSAQEIHAMLDITPDTE from the exons ATGACGGCCGTTCTTGATATCAAACCAGCGTTAACTTTGATGAAGTCCGAAAAATTCGATT ATGTGGACTTCAGCGACGTGCCCCTGCTCACCCCGGGGAGCAGGGAGATGATGTCACAGGCCCTGAGGGCCACGTTTAGCGGCTTCACCAAGGAGCAACAGAGACTGGGCATGCCCAGAG ACCCCAAGCACTGGTCAGAGAGCCAGGTGGGCCAGTGGCTGCTGTGGACAGTGAACGAGTTCAGCCTGAAGAGCGTGGACCTGCACTGCTTCCGTATGGCCGGGGTAAGTCTCTGTGCCCTGGGGAAGGAGTGCTTCTTGGACCTGGCGCCTGACTTTGTGGGGGACATCCTGTGGGAACACCTGGAGATGATGCAGAGAG ATGTGAGGCATTTCCCCGTCAATGGCTTGATGCCCACATTCCAGGAGTCCCGGTTCACTTATGACTACTTTGCCA ACTATGGTACTGAACGTGCCCAGTGCATCCTTCCATCGGACAACTCGGAGCCAGGCTTCATCACAGAGTCCTGTCAGACACTTCTACCAACCACCTGTGAGGACCTGCTGTCAATCAAGATTGAGAACGGACATTCTACTGGCCCACTGGGTCCTAAGCAGGGGGACTACCTCACCatcaaacaggaagtggtctcccaTGACAACATGTGCATGGGGCATGTCATTCGAG GTAAAATTGGGGGCCAAGAATCCTTTGAGAGTGTGGAGAGCCTAGAGGCTTGTGAGCGTCTCACCCAGTCCTGGGGCAGCCACTCCCACTTCTGCAGCCTGCAGCGTGTGGCCTCATACGACAGCTTTGACTCTGACGACTACCCGGCCACGCTGCGTGGCCACCCAGCCAAAGGCACCTTCAAAGACTATGTGAAGGAGCGCATGGACCTGACCAAAGACAAGTCTGTCATACCGGCAGCGGCTCTTGCGGgatacacag GAAGTGGTCCGATCCAGCTGTGGCAATTTCTGTTGGAGCTCCTGACCGACACTTCCTGTCAGTCGGTCATCAGCTGGACGGGAGATGGCTGGGAATTCAAATTGACCAATCCCGATGAG GTGGCTAGGCGCTGGGGCCAGAGGAAGAACAAGCCCAAGATGAACTATGAAAAGCTGAGCCGCGGCCTGCGATACTACTACGACAAGAACATAATCCACAAGACGTCTGGCAAGCGATATGTCTACCGCTTTGTCTGCGACCTGAACGGCCTTCTGGGATACAGCGCACAGGAGATTCACGCCATGCTTGACATTACGCCGGACACAGAGTGA
- the LOC139537706 gene encoding protein c-ets-1-B-like isoform X2 yields the protein MCSSVGKLQISHPLTPDVDFSDVPLLTPGSREMMSQALRATFSGFTKEQQRLGMPRDPKHWSESQVGQWLLWTVNEFSLKSVDLHCFRMAGVSLCALGKECFLDLAPDFVGDILWEHLEMMQRDVRHFPVNGLMPTFQESRFTYDYFANYGTERAQCILPSDNSEPGFITESCQTLLPTTCEDLLSIKIENGHSTGPLGPKQGDYLTIKQEVVSHDNMCMGHVIRGKIGGQESFESVESLEACERLTQSWGSHSHFCSLQRVASYDSFDSDDYPATLRGHPAKGTFKDYVKERMDLTKDKSVIPAAALAGYTGSGPIQLWQFLLELLTDTSCQSVISWTGDGWEFKLTNPDEVARRWGQRKNKPKMNYEKLSRGLRYYYDKNIIHKTSGKRYVYRFVCDLNGLLGYSAQEIHAMLDITPDTE from the exons ATGTGCTCTTCTGTTGGCAAGCTTCAGATTTCACACCCCCTGACCCCTG ATGTGGACTTCAGCGACGTGCCCCTGCTCACCCCGGGGAGCAGGGAGATGATGTCACAGGCCCTGAGGGCCACGTTTAGCGGCTTCACCAAGGAGCAACAGAGACTGGGCATGCCCAGAG ACCCCAAGCACTGGTCAGAGAGCCAGGTGGGCCAGTGGCTGCTGTGGACAGTGAACGAGTTCAGCCTGAAGAGCGTGGACCTGCACTGCTTCCGTATGGCCGGGGTAAGTCTCTGTGCCCTGGGGAAGGAGTGCTTCTTGGACCTGGCGCCTGACTTTGTGGGGGACATCCTGTGGGAACACCTGGAGATGATGCAGAGAG ATGTGAGGCATTTCCCCGTCAATGGCTTGATGCCCACATTCCAGGAGTCCCGGTTCACTTATGACTACTTTGCCA ACTATGGTACTGAACGTGCCCAGTGCATCCTTCCATCGGACAACTCGGAGCCAGGCTTCATCACAGAGTCCTGTCAGACACTTCTACCAACCACCTGTGAGGACCTGCTGTCAATCAAGATTGAGAACGGACATTCTACTGGCCCACTGGGTCCTAAGCAGGGGGACTACCTCACCatcaaacaggaagtggtctcccaTGACAACATGTGCATGGGGCATGTCATTCGAG GTAAAATTGGGGGCCAAGAATCCTTTGAGAGTGTGGAGAGCCTAGAGGCTTGTGAGCGTCTCACCCAGTCCTGGGGCAGCCACTCCCACTTCTGCAGCCTGCAGCGTGTGGCCTCATACGACAGCTTTGACTCTGACGACTACCCGGCCACGCTGCGTGGCCACCCAGCCAAAGGCACCTTCAAAGACTATGTGAAGGAGCGCATGGACCTGACCAAAGACAAGTCTGTCATACCGGCAGCGGCTCTTGCGGgatacacag GAAGTGGTCCGATCCAGCTGTGGCAATTTCTGTTGGAGCTCCTGACCGACACTTCCTGTCAGTCGGTCATCAGCTGGACGGGAGATGGCTGGGAATTCAAATTGACCAATCCCGATGAG GTGGCTAGGCGCTGGGGCCAGAGGAAGAACAAGCCCAAGATGAACTATGAAAAGCTGAGCCGCGGCCTGCGATACTACTACGACAAGAACATAATCCACAAGACGTCTGGCAAGCGATATGTCTACCGCTTTGTCTGCGACCTGAACGGCCTTCTGGGATACAGCGCACAGGAGATTCACGCCATGCTTGACATTACGCCGGACACAGAGTGA